ATTCATGCCATATATCGCCTTTATTCATAAATGATCGTCTAAATCGGTTCCGTTCAAGATATCTTTGTTCCCTACCTTTGAATGGTGTTATCTTGGTTATTTGTTGGTATAATATCCGCAATGATATGTAAACCATGACCTGGAGCGCCCTTGGTGTATGTGGCACGACGACTTAAATCTGTACTTCGGAGTGAGACAAAAATGATCAAGTCAAAGCGAATACAACAAATTCAAGAGTACGTTGCTCAGCATCAAACAGTATCGTTAGATGAACTTATGAATGTATTTGATGTGTCTAAAAACACAATTCGGCGGGATGTGCAGTGGTTAGTCGAACGCGGCGAAGTAAAAAAGGTGTACGGGGGCATCGCCATAAATGATGACGCGCCTCCACTAATATCCTTCCAAGATAGACAGACACATAACAAACAACAAAAAGAGGTAATTGGAAAACTCGCTGCGGACTTTGTTCAGGATGGGGATGTGATTTTTATTGATTCCGGAACAACAACGCTTGAAATGTTTAATTTCATTAAACATAAGGAAATTACCATTGTAACAAGTAACTTGAATTTAATCATCAGCGCGTTGCCGTTCGAAAACTTAAACATCATATCGATTGGTGGTATGCTTGAACGTAAAACAAATTCATTTACATGCTTCAAGGAAATAAACATCTTGAACATCTACAACATCAACAAGGCGTTCATGGCTTCGACAGGTGTTTCTATTACAAATGGAGTGACAAATTCATCTCCTCTTGAAACCGAACTGAAGCAAACAGCAGTTCGCAAAGGCTCACAAGTCTTTTTGTTAATCGACCACAACAAATTTGATAAAAACGGTCTGATGACATACTGCGATTTGAGTGAAATCGACTACTTAGTGACAGATTG
Above is a genomic segment from Alicyclobacillus acidoterrestris containing:
- a CDS encoding DeoR/GlpR family DNA-binding transcription regulator, yielding MIKSKRIQQIQEYVAQHQTVSLDELMNVFDVSKNTIRRDVQWLVERGEVKKVYGGIAINDDAPPLISFQDRQTHNKQQKEVIGKLAADFVQDGDVIFIDSGTTTLEMFNFIKHKEITIVTSNLNLIISALPFENLNIISIGGMLERKTNSFTCFKEINILNIYNINKAFMASTGVSITNGVTNSSPLETELKQTAVRKGSQVFLLIDHNKFDKNGLMTYCDLSEIDYLVTDCSLEQKYRTYAEENNIQVVTP